From a region of the Trichoderma atroviride chromosome 6, complete sequence genome:
- a CDS encoding uncharacterized protein (BUSCO:EOG092D4CWZ), translated as MATDTLPSLAIPGTILGPAGKYVSGPGTHIYGGNIVSSLLGNVNVTAPAKAPGPTKRLNKITAPSVEELSTISVIRRGRKREVLPDVGNTVLARVVRLMPKQAIVVIQQVGDTVLQTEWQGVIRVQDVRATEQDKVKIHESFKPGDIVRAQVISLGDQANYYLSTASNELGVIMATSDVGNDMVPISWKEFKDPDTGVSEPRKVAKPS; from the exons ATGGCGACCGATACTCTGCCTTCTCTCGCCATTCCAGGCACGATTCTGGGTCCCGCCGGCAAATATGTTTCGGGCCCAGGCACACACATCTACGGAGGCAATATTGTCTCGTCGCTGCTAGGCAATGTCAACGTCACAGCACCAGCCAAAGCTCCTGGGCCGACCAAGCGACTAAACAAGATCACAGCTCCGTCTGTGGAAGAATTGTCGACAATCTCTGTTATTAGGCGCGGCCGCAAGCGAGAGGTCTTGCCAGATGTCGGCAACACTGTGTTGGCGCGCGTGGTGCGGCTTATGCCAAAGCAGGCCATTGTAGTCATTCAACAAGTTGGCGATACAGTTTTGCAGACAGAGTGGCAGGGTGTGATTCGGGTACAAGATGTTAGGGCAACGGAGCAAGATAAGGTCAAGATTCACGAGTCTTTCAAACCCGGTGATATTGTTCGGGCCCAAGTA ATCTCCTTGGGCGACCAAGCCAACTATTATCTCTCGACGGCATCCAACGAACTTGGCGTTATCATGGCGACCAGCGATGTAGGAAATGACATGGTTCCCATCAGCTGGAAAGAGTTCAAAGATCCCGATACGGGTGTGAGCGAGCCGCGAAAGGTTgccaagccaagctga
- a CDS encoding uncharacterized protein (BUSCO:EOG092D3UZB), with the protein MRRLGKVLSTMASDIVRDGVFAINKPCGISSAQVIRECQQAFNPSSFFKPMIDAEIARRLKEGGQFHRRRAEKKASQVKIGHGGTLDPLATGVLILGIGSATKQLPQFLDCTKTYETIVLFGASTDTYDRVGRILFKRPYDHITREMVEKELEGFKGKQIQIPPLYSALKMNGKPLYEYAREGKPIPREIEGREVEVLEIELVEWYEPKKHSHRWPTEEAEAAERNLAEQAWRVTKQQETARKLTPEEKEQDDQAVAAHESFKRKFEERQDELIRDAPRKKQRPSKHSAMMSGALGQLPQPIHSNKGKNLVPPSPDESTPPPWNDEGPPAARIRLKVTSGFYVRSFCHDLGTKLGSAGLMAELDRVRQSDFTVGGTNCLEYEDLAKGEEVWAPKVADMLARWNGEPEGQWPGPQAAESQKKPEKRSPSPSPGASASARSEKRSRSPSVNGASSPARKLQAKGDGEKPTRQTNGAKPPTKADDEKSWNGFDD; encoded by the exons ATGCGACGGCTTGGAAAAGTGCTATCAACAATGGCTTCGGACATCGTCCGGGATGGTGTTTTTG CCATAAACAAGCCTTGCGGCATCAGCTCTGCCCAGGTGATACGAGAATGCCAGCAAGCCTTCAACCCTTCCTCATTCTTCAAACCGATGATCGACGCAGAGATTGCCCGACGACTGAAAGAAGGCGGCCAGTTCCATCGGCGCAgggctgagaagaaggcttcTCAGGTCAAGATCGGCCATGGAGGAACTTTGGATCCCTTGGCGACGGGTGTATTGATTCTGGGCATTGGATCTGCCACAAAGCAGCTTCCTCAGTTCCTCGACTGCACCAAAACGTACGAGACCATTGTCTTATTCGGCGCGAGTACCGACACCTACGATAGAGTCGGCCGGATCCTGTTCAAGCGTCCATATGATCACATCACACGAGAGATGGTGgaaaaggagctggaggggtTCAAGGGCAAGCAGATCCAGATCCCACCTCTGTACTCCGCGCTCAAAATGAACGGCAAGCCTCTCTACGAATATGCGCGCGAAGGAAAGCCTATACCCAGAGAGATTGAAGGAAGAGAGGTCGAAGTGCTGGAAATTGAGCTTGTGGAATGGTACGAGCCTAAGAAGCACTCTCATCGCTGGCCAACAGAGGAAGCAGAAGCCGCTGAGCGCAATCTTGCCGAGCAGGCCTGGCGGGTCACGAAACAACAGGAGACTGCGCGGAAGCTCACGCCAGAGGAGAAGGAGCAGGATGATCAAGCAGTTGCGGCGCATGAGAGTTTCAAGCGCAAGTTCGAGGAGCGACAAGACGAGCTCATCAGAGATGCGCCACGTAAGAAGCAGCGCCCTTCCAAGCACTCTGCCATGATGTCTGGCGCACTCGGCCAGCTGCCTCAGCCCATCCACTCAAACAAGGGTAAAAATCTTGTGCCTCCTTCGCCCGACGAGAGCACCCCTCCGCCGTGGAATGACGAAGgtcctcctgctgctcggATTCGATTAAAGGTGACATCAGGCTTCTACGTGCGAAGCTTCTGCCATGATCTTGGCACCAAGCTGGGATCGGCAGGCCTCATGGCCGAGCTTGACCGTGTCCGCCAGAGTGATTTCACCGTCGGCGGCACCAACTGTCTCGAGTACGAAGACCTGGCCAAGGGCGAGGAGGTTTGGGCACCCAAGGTCGCCGATATGCTGGCGCGATGGAATGGAGAGCCCGAGGGACAGTGGCCTGGTCCCCAGGCAGCTGAATCACAGAAGAAgccagaaaagagaagcccaagcccaagtccTGGCGCGTCAGCTTCTGCCCGATCTGAAAAGCGATCACGGTCGCCATCTGTGAACGGCGCCTCGTCGCCCGCTCGTAAACTCCAGGCTAAAggtgatggagagaagcCTACACGACAAACCAATGGCGCCAAACCTCCCACAAAGGCGGATGATGAGAAGTCCTGGAACGGATTTGATGACTGA
- a CDS encoding uncharacterized protein (EggNog:ENOG41): MSGRRRRASTSSVETVDGDKIRWLQESNVVRSQPKDVHKDNYPCLELRNATVFDRKGEILENALDVAVRGPYIVRGYLIMEDASDRRHLIMKVRSSTPIEIRHCIAYSIGEAPGARPLVWALGRGAWYEINPSEDYRPIFNKMCEATTMYYNLVDIYNSKRLSGIPKASGSGLLEALHDDFLQYAMKTGDGATFNEVLERCSEHAIFLVCQFTQESLDLIDWKQTPFYKWFTTEHADVVHKTMVALKNPRKARSPSPRERVSPVPSNRSSSRITRSVSMDKVDSDQIQLSKRSKPASNMDVATPSITVQQPAIHIQPPDAAMTTAHEDETPFASVLSAVEEICEKRVGSKRGISGMTALNILYFDYKFPMWKDGSVGSHKVPVQEVLHYNATALLQNLDKDRFQTLQLWSYLEELEQKPFNPRAIKLSEFPYRLVRRTPSQRSKKPVPSAVEIDSSPQEIDDPPRPIGKTLKRPGRRPGKTSSLRTVTSSKKRTFAEIGDESEPDSESSGLKRSHYFSDREEEQEEDVSMQDSTGADTPRDAVQAAPLRSEKTEPIQIVIRTEKIPSTVPRGSGDAWTCDQDGCTYVVRGGEADGCQARIQKHFEEHREQTKRLNLAVTESSRGHMPINHLLEKLKKMGENTQQPIIPGGTMPQPIKRKLIA, encoded by the exons ATGAGCGGACGCAGGCGAAGGGCGTCGACATCGAGTGTCGAAACTGTTGATGGCGACAAGATCCGCTGGTTGCAAGAGTCCAATGTCGTCAGATCGCAACCAAAGGACGTCCACAAGGATAACTATCCTTGCCTGGAGCTGCGAAATGCCACCGTCTTTGACAGGAAAGGCGAGATTCTCGAGAATGCCCTCGATGTCGCTGTGAGAGGCCCGTATATCGTGCGAGGCTACCTCATCATGGAGGATGCTTCAGACAGGAGACATC TCATCATGAAGGTCCGATCATCCACTCCCATAGAGATTCGCCATTGCATCGCTTATTCGATCGGAGAAGCGCCGGGGGCGCGACCCCTCGTGTGGGCGCTGGGCCGAGGAGCTTGGTATGAGATTAACCCTTCAGAAGACTATCGCCCGATTTTCAACAAGATGTGCGAAGCCACGACCATGTACTATAACCTGGTGGACATATATAACTCAAAGCGACTAAGCGGAATTCCAAAGGCATCAGGCTCAGGCCTTCTAGAAGCTCTTCACGATGACTTTCTACAG TATGCCATGAAAACTGGCGACGGGGCAACATTCAATGAGGTCTTGGAGCGGTGTTCTGAGCACGCCATTTTCCTGGTTTGCCAGTTCACGCAGGAATCTCTCGACCTTATCGACTGGAAACAAACCCCATTCTATAAATGGTTCACAACTGAGCATGCC GATGTGGTACATAAAACCATGGTAGCACTCAAGAATCCTCGAAAAGCGCGCAGTCCTTCACCACGTGAAAGAGTGAGTCCAGTACCAAGCAACAGGTCTTCAAGTCGCATCACCAGGAGCGTCAGCATGGATAAAGTCGACTCTGATCAAATTCAACTGTCAAAGCGATCGAAACCAGCCTCAAATATGGATGTGGCTACTCCTAGCATCACTGTCCAGCAACCAGCAATCCATATTCAACCTCCTGATGCTGCCATGACCACTGCGCATGAAGACGAAACTCCCTTTGCCTCCGTTCTCTCTGCAGTAGAGGAGATATGCGAAAAGCGAGTTGGGTCAAAACGAGGCATCTCTGGAATGACTGCTCTTAATATCCTCTACTTTGATTACAAGTTTCCCATGTGGAAAGACGGTTCTGTTGGTTCCCACAAAGTCCCTGTTCAAGAAGTCTTGCACTACAATGCTACTGCTTTGTTGCAGAATTTAGACAAGGACAGATTCCAAACGCTGCAACTTTGGTCATACCTGGAGGAGTTGGAACAAAAACCGTTCAACCCACGCGCTATAAAACTATCCGAGTTCCCTTACCGCTTGGTGCGACGCACACCAAGTCAGCGTTCAAAGAAGCCAGTGCCATCCGCTGTTGAGATAGACTCCTCTCCACAAGAAATCGACGACCCACCTCGCCCCATCGGGAAGACCTTGAAGCGTCCTGGCCGGAGACCAGGCAAGACATCCAGTTTGCGAACGGTGACTTCTTCCAAGAAACGAACCTTTGCCGAGATTGGAGATGAAAGCGAGCCAGACTCCGAATCGTCGGGCTTGAAACGGTCACATTACTTTTCTGACCGagaggaagagcaagaggaagatgTTTCCATGCAGGACTCGACTGGAGCAGACACCCCCAGGGACGCTGTTCAAGCTGCTCCGCTCCGATCTGAAAAAACAGAGCCAATTCAGATTGTGATTCGAACGGAGAAAATACCATCCACAGTTCCTCGCGGAAGCGGTGACGCCTGGACGTGCGACCAAGACGGCTGTACCTACGTTGTAAGAGGTGGCGAGGCTGACGGGTGCCAAGCCCGAATCCAAAAACACTTTGAAGAGCACCGGGAGCAAACCAAGAGGCTCAATCTAGCAGTCACTGAAAGCTCCCGCGGTCACATGCCAATCAA TCATTTACTCGAGAAACTCAAAAAGATGGGCGAAAACACGCAGCAGCCTATCATACCGGGCGGGACGATGCCGCAGCCGATCAAGAGGAAACTGATAGCATGA
- a CDS encoding uncharacterized protein (BUSCO:EOG092D0M7O) translates to MADYDRRQQGSFNRKRRYRDDDDHYDRRQQRRRIDSAPPPVRLRRQLLSIADSPLRRWGEEVQSIARLVADNYDDENLRNTFVNLVMQLVVEQPLKTPFVAAVVLVANTLKPEIVDAILTLAAQETESKIAKGEWKHVKLYLKFLACLQACLQGDGIFPLLEELFSRAADLQTASSEDTIGTEIVKIILLTIPYIMAAAPGQFQQKAADLMDKTDIIASEPHALQALVDPYHPDIKDESSSASLSLCMLLQKQLQAEAAKNWELTCIPRPWNMPLEEIESQDKLANAPKHELPNISIPATVIAGPRPLFPEVYFSVYSDQDVESVPSTDSVASSLIRDGLTDTINGLHFNRNATARYLIDLDCYFADDTFVKRATPFDELRNTTPGKSTWKPEDVAVDIVFAQLFQLPSPEHKLVYYHSVLTEACKLAPAAIAPSLGRAIRYLYNNSPRMDLQLGFRFLDWFSHHLSNFGFTWKWAEWSDDCSLPDIHPIKWFLKGALDKEVRLSFAQRIQKTLPEPYQPLVGPEKEKDVPDFKFDNPDTPFASEGQEISGLLRKKAPDEEFQPIIDKIQSDASERALDPVVASTDVLMTAICWVGSKSLSHVIACIERSKSRLLDAANSSPAAQNQILVAVMAYWSAHPGIALSIVDKLVNYSILTPTSIVRWALTADPVADGATAGESLAQPHIFELVLNTVTKASFKTRQIVSSPDADEETRKAESKAIVDLFSTLNDLLVSWAGGSKDELMETGDGSSEREATIRQWGQRWLRVFKRLGAIEEAFLVEAAKEKPGSSNGGVDAV, encoded by the exons ATGGCCGACTACGATCGAAGACAGCAGGGCAGCTTTAACCGCAAGAGGAGGTACAGAG atgacgatgatcATTATgaccgccgccagcagcgacggcgaaTAGACTCGGCACCACCGCCTGTGCGCCTTCGAAGGCAACTCCTCAGCATCGCTGACTCCCCTCTGCGCCGATGGGGCGAAGAAGTGCAATCAATTGCCCGCCTGGTGGCCGACAACTACGACGACGAGAACCTACGTAATACCTTTGTGAATCTGGTCATGCAGCTGGTTGTTGAGCAGCCTCTGAAGACTCCATTTGTGGCTGctgtggtgctggtggccaACACTCTCAAGCCCGAGATTGTGGACGCCATCTTGACGCTCGCTGCCCAGGAGACGGAGAGCAAGATTGCCAAGGGGGAGTGGAAGCACGTGAAGCTGTATTTGAAGTTCTTGGCATGCCTTCAGGCGTGCTTGCAAGGCGATGGAATATTCCCTCTACTCGAAGAACTCTTCAGCCGCGCGGCTGACTTGCAGACTGCAAGCTCTGAGGAT ACGATCGGCACGGAAATCGTCAAGATCATTCTGCTCACGATTCCTTAcatcatggctgctgctcccggTCAGTTCCAGCAGAAGGCGGCAGATCTCATGGACAAGACCGATATCATCGCGTCCGAGCCCCATGCGCTCCAGGCCTTGGTTGATCCCTATCACCCCGACATCAAAGATGAAAGCTCATCGGCATCTCTAAGCTTGTGCATGCTTCTGCAAAAGCAGCTGCaagccgaagccgccaaaaaCTGGGAGCTGACCTGTATCCCCCGGCCCTGGAACATGCCCCTGGAAGAGATTGAATCTCAGGATAAGCTTGCCAATGCGCCAAAGCACGAGCTGCCAAACATCTCCATACCCGCAACGGTGATTGCTGGTCCTCGCCCACTGTTCCCCGAGGTCTACTTCTCTGTTTACTCTGACCAGGATGTGGAATCCGTGCCCTCGACGGATAGCGTGGCATCATCTTTAATAAGGGATGGTCTTACCGACACAATCAATGGCCTCCATTTCAATAGAAACGCCACAGCGAGATATTTGATCGACTTGGACTGCTATTTTGCCGATGATACCTTTGTCAAGAGGGCCACCCCATTTGATGAGCTGCGCAACACGACGCCAGGAAAGTCCACGTGGAAGCCGGAAGATGTCGCTGTTGACATTGTGTTTGCGCAGCTGTTCCAGCTACCTTCACCTGAGCACAAATTGGTCTACTATCACTCTGTTTTGACAGAGGCTTGCAAGCTTGCCCCAGCTGCCATTGCGCCTAGTCTAGGACGAGCCATTCGCTATCTTTACAACAATTCTCCTCGAATGGACTTGCAGCTGGGCTTTAGATTCCTCGACTGGTTCTCCCACCATTTGAGTAACTTTGGTTTCACTTGGAAGTGGGCGGAGTGGAGCGACGACTGCAGTCTCCCAGACATCCACCCTATTAAATGGTTTCTGAAAGGTGCCTTGGACAAGGAAGTACGACTTAGTTTCGCTCAGCGCATTCAGAAAACCCTTCCGGAACCATATCAACCATTGGTTGGTcctgaaaaggaaaaagacgtCCCTGATTTCAAATTTGACAACCCTG ATACGCCATTCGCTAGCGAAGGTCAAGAGATTAGCGGTTTGCTCAGAAAGAAAGCCCCCGATGAAGAGTTTCAGCCCATCATTGACAAGATTCAATCTGACGCTAGCGAAAGAGCACTCGATCCGGTCGTTGCAAGCACCGATGTCTTGATGACGGCCATTTGCTGGGTTGGATCAAAATCACTGAGTCATGTCATAGCGTGCATTGAGCGAAGCAAAAGCCGACTTCTCGATGCTGCCAATTCATCGCCGGCGGCGCAAAATCAAATCCTAGTTGCCGTCATGGCCTACTGGTCCGCACACCCCGGAATCGCCCTGTCCATCGTCGACAAGCTGGTGAATTACTCCATCCTTACGCCTACTTCGATTGTGCGCTGGGCTTTGACGGCCGATCCTGTTGCCGATGGTGCTACTGCCGGCGAATCCCTTGCCCAGCCTCACATTTTTGAGCTTGTCTTGAACACGGTGACCAAAGCGTCTTTCAAAACCCGCCAAAttgtctcttctcctgaTGCAGATGAGGAAACACGCAAGGCTGAATccaaggccattgtcgaTCTTTTCAGCACTCTCAATGACTTGCTGGTAAGCTGGGCGGGCGGAAGCAAGGATGAACTGATGGAGACTGGCGATGGCTCAAGTGAGCGCGAGGCTACCATTCGTCAATGGGGCCAGCGGTGGCTCAGGGTGTTTAAGCGATTGGGGGCAATTGAAGAGGCCTTCCTCGTCGAGGCGGCCAAAGAGAAGCCTGGTTCATCGAATGGAGGAGTCGATGCGGTCTAG
- a CDS encoding uncharacterized protein (TransMembrane:1 (o50-72i)), translating to MLRAALCSARSRRLSCLELCNPLIDPLASREREKPPGIVGFACTSAARSFYGALLVITFAGLLAFGTSRALVRWLLEVASPRPPSLETFITAPRPPLLTFLPPHLGSFFTPSRPKAQSSCAAI from the exons ATGCTTCGTGCTGCCCTCTGCTCTGCACGCTCGCGCCGTCTCTCGTGCCTCGAGCTCTGCAACCCATTGATTGATCCATTGGCCAGCAGGGAAAGGGAGAAACCCCCAGGCATCGTCGGCTTTGCGTGCACTTCTGCAGCGCGCAGCTTCTACGGCGCTCTCCTCGTAATAACCTTTGCCGGGCTGTTGGCTTTCGGTACCTCTCGTGCGTTGGTCAGGTGGTTGCTTGAGGTAGCCTCGCCCCGTCCGCCCTCGCTAGAGACTTTTATTACCGCGCCTCGCCCTCCCCTCTTGACTTTTCTTCCACCTCACCTTGGATCTTTCTTTACACCGAGCAGACCAAAGGCACAAAGT AGCTGTGCTGCAATTTGA
- a CDS encoding uncharacterized protein (TransMembrane:1 (o55-76i)), whose product MHSIHAEKFDGYRPVGARLLWEAEVRYCCFVPADSLGLGAGTRYSRPLLLSWPNAGILSLSCISLALVFFFLFVPARRTIRQVLLRANPVWYHLPGPASGYFQRQPEIQ is encoded by the coding sequence ATGCACTCAATCCATGCAGAGAAATTTGATGGATACAGGCCGGTAGGGGCGCGCTTATTGTGGGAAGCAGAGGTCAGGTACTGCTGCTTTGTGCCTGCGGACTCGCTTGGGCTGGGTGCAGGTACCCGGTACTCACGGCCTCTTTTGCTCAGCTGGCCCAATGCCGGCatcctttccctttcttgCATCTCCCTCGcacttgttttcttctttctctttgttccGGCTCGGCGCACAATTCGACAAGTGCTGCTGCGCGCAAATCCCGTCTGGTACCACCTACCAGGACCTGCCTCTGGGTacttccagcgccagccagaGATCCAGTAG
- a CDS encoding uncharacterized protein (TransMembrane:1 (o12-33i)) encodes MFQQGAERSGMRVWSVIISIGIIPAAGIPAFSFECKMRLCAWKPKLNWCKAQGVLVRAHSSKAISTIRQATSMVEQRRSSRFSRAKDHLFGSVATVDKGAQPKVCVLDG; translated from the exons ATGTTTCAGCAAGGGGCCGAACGTAGCGGCATGCGGGTGTgg agcgTCATCATTAGCATTGGGATTATCCCAGCAGCCGGCATCCCAGCATTCAGCTTCGAATGCAAGATGAGGCTCTGTGCCTGGAAACCCAAGTTGAATTGGTGCAAGGCCCAGGGAGTGCTTGTGCGAGCACATTCTTCAAAGGCAATCAGCACCATTCGCCAGGCCACCTCCATGGTGGAGCAACGGCGTTCCTCGAGATTCTCGCGAGCAAAGGACCATCTCTTTGGATCCGTGGCCACAGTGGATAAGGGCGCCCAGCCCAAGGTTTGTGTGCTTGATGGCTAG
- a CDS encoding uncharacterized protein (BUSCO:EOG092D2QGC) — translation MATPVDTLRSLVFSNPIAATIGDAVNYFSERRAKLGLSNPGTIESLSKEVQRDVFLNNYMFTGIRADLTKIFSMAPLFQVSHQFAMGERINPYTFAAMYGTGKVFCQGNVDNEGSLSGRFNYRWTDKLVSKSQLSISPGGQDMAQFEHEYTGNDFSASLKMLNPSFLEGGMTGIYIGSYLQSITPKLALGLETLWQRPALTQGPECAVSYCARYKAADWVATAQLQAAMGTVSASYWRKLSDKVQAGVDLSLGLVPSAGGMMGGGLQKEGVTTIGAKYDFRMSTFRAQVDSKGKLSCLLEKRVAPPVMMTFAADIDHFTQQAKLGLGVSIEAAPEELQDQQEALGSQAPPNIPF, via the exons ATGGCCACCCCCGTGGACACATTGCGGtccctcgtcttctccaaccCCATCGCCGCTACAATAGGAGATGCCGTCAACTACTTCTCCGAGCGGAGGGCAAAGCTCGGACTGAGCAACCCTGGCACAATCGAGTCGCTGTCCAAGGAAGTCCAGCGCGATGTCTTCCTCAACAACTACATGTTCACCGGCATCCGTGCCGACCTGACAAAGATCTTCAGCATGGCGCCGCTGTTCCAGGTGTCGCACCAGTTCGCAATGGGTGAACGCATCAACCCGTACACCTTTGCCGCCATGTACGGCACCGGCAAG GTCTTTTGCCAAGGCAACGTTGACAACGAGGGCTCTCTCTCCGGCCGCTTCAACTACCGATGGACCGATAAGCTGGTCTCCAAGTCACAGCTGTCCATCTCTCCCGGTGGCCAGGACATGGCCCAGTTCGAGCACGAGTATACTGGCAATGACTTCAGCGCATCTCTCAAGATGCTCAACCCCTCTTTCCTCGAAGGCGGCATGACTGGCATCTACATTGGAAGCTACCTTCAATCCATTACCCCTAAGCTCGCTCTCGGTCTGGAAACCCTCTGGCAACGCCCTGCTCTGACCCAAGGTCCTGAATGTGCCGTCTCTTACTGTGCTCGATACAAGGCCGCTGACTGGGTCGCCACTGCTCAATTGCAAGCTGCTATGGGAACCGTCAGTGCTTCATACTGGCGAAAGCTGTCGGACAAGGTTCAAGCCGGTGTTGACCTGAGCCTCGGTCTCGTCCCCTCCGCCGGTGGTATGATGGGTGGTGGCCTGCAAAAAGAGGGCGTCACCACCATTGGTGCCAAATACGATTTCCGCATGTCCACCTTCCGAGCCCAGGTTGACTCCAAGGGTAAGCTTAGCTgcctgctggagaagcgtGTCGCTCCACCCGTTATGATGACCTTTGCTGCCGATATTGACCACTTTACG CAACAAGCCAAGCTTGGCCTCGGTGTCTCAATTGAGGCTGCCCCCGAAGAACTTCAAGACCAGCAGGAGGCTCTGGGCAGCCAGGCTCCTCCCAATATTCCATTTTAA